One Kribbella sp. NBC_00662 genomic region harbors:
- a CDS encoding N-acetylmuramoyl-L-alanine amidase: MRRTARLLPLVLTAATLIPLQHNDSDASYQEIPLDGPTIQARTKPFGMVAVTWPEGAQNVTAKVRVERDGKWTDWESLSVEDEHGPDPLVPEGIERAGTEPLWVGNATGVQASAVTDSGTTIAGAKVVLIQPGVLASDADEPSAQSVEPAASRAPYPMPLMVSRKRWGADERLRTHNGAACARPKYTTTVLAAFVHHTADRNDYTRTQVPAMVRTMYAYHVKSRGWCDLGYNFLVDRFGRVFEGRYGGAQLPVLGAHTAAFNSNSFGVALIGNFEQATPPAAMLESTARVIAWKLDANYRSPLATITLDGSRLHTVSGHRDTKATACPGTQLYNKLGWLKQRVNTLMSGSFSTPIYQYARKLGFRTIGQPFWGEHRTRTGWATYFATRDVFYSVASGTHSTAGAFRTRFRRLGAGSARLGLPITEAYRVPGGSRQKFQRGWLVWDRRTRQVQLVYGRAS, encoded by the coding sequence ATGCGCAGGACTGCCCGACTACTCCCACTCGTGCTGACCGCGGCCACCCTGATTCCCCTGCAGCACAACGATTCCGACGCTTCCTACCAGGAGATCCCGCTCGACGGCCCGACGATCCAGGCCCGTACCAAACCGTTTGGTATGGTCGCCGTCACCTGGCCGGAGGGCGCACAGAACGTCACGGCCAAGGTCCGCGTCGAACGCGACGGAAAGTGGACCGACTGGGAATCGTTATCGGTCGAGGACGAACACGGCCCAGATCCATTGGTACCTGAAGGAATTGAGCGCGCCGGCACCGAACCGTTGTGGGTCGGCAATGCCACCGGGGTCCAGGCCAGCGCCGTCACCGACAGTGGTACGACGATCGCCGGCGCTAAGGTCGTGCTGATCCAGCCGGGCGTACTTGCATCGGATGCCGATGAACCGTCCGCGCAATCGGTCGAGCCGGCCGCCTCGCGTGCGCCGTACCCGATGCCGTTGATGGTGAGCCGCAAGAGGTGGGGCGCCGATGAGCGACTCCGCACCCACAACGGGGCTGCGTGCGCGCGTCCGAAGTACACGACCACTGTGCTGGCCGCCTTTGTGCATCACACCGCGGACCGCAACGACTACACGCGTACGCAGGTCCCGGCGATGGTGCGGACGATGTACGCGTACCACGTGAAGAGCCGGGGCTGGTGCGACCTGGGGTACAACTTCTTGGTCGACCGCTTCGGTCGCGTCTTCGAGGGCCGGTACGGCGGTGCGCAGTTGCCCGTGCTCGGCGCACACACGGCCGCGTTCAACTCGAATTCGTTCGGTGTCGCGCTGATCGGCAACTTCGAACAGGCGACTCCGCCGGCAGCGATGCTGGAGTCGACCGCCCGTGTGATCGCGTGGAAGCTCGACGCCAACTATCGGTCGCCGTTGGCAACGATCACCCTCGACGGCAGTCGCCTGCACACCGTCTCCGGCCACCGCGACACCAAGGCGACCGCGTGCCCGGGGACTCAGCTGTACAACAAGCTTGGTTGGCTGAAGCAACGGGTCAACACATTGATGAGCGGTAGTTTCTCGACCCCGATCTACCAGTACGCGCGCAAGCTCGGGTTCCGCACCATCGGCCAGCCGTTCTGGGGCGAGCACCGGACCCGCACCGGCTGGGCGACGTACTTCGCCACCCGTGACGTCTTCTACTCGGTTGCCAGCGGCACGCATTCGACCGCGGGCGCGTTCCGGACCCGGTTCCGGCGGCTCGGCGCCGGCAGTGCACGGCTCGGGTTGCCGATCACCGAGGCGTACCGCGTGCCGGGCGGCTCCCGGCAGAAGTTCCAGCGCGGCTGGCTCGTCTGGGACCGCCGCACACGTCAGGTCCAGCTTGTGTACGGGAGAGCTTCATGA
- a CDS encoding SpoIID/LytB domain-containing protein — protein MRTVPISGRAIAAVVLSSTVISATAQARDFVPTATAPDTTINGRGFGHGRGLSQYGAQGAALAGKSVKQILDFYYPGTTVGKATGSIRVRVSADTTDGVRVGAVNKLSVRSFATGKVYVLPKASTRNQWSIDPNGEHGTKLSSYDAKTKKWTLYKTFTGMAQFEGPAVIGLVLPSGAVRRYRGALRAIDVSGTHLDTVNVVPLEYYLRGVVPREAVSSWKPAALQAQAVAARTYSVFHRDRATSKAYDLCDTTSCQVYGGYDSEETSTNNAIAATAGQIRLYKGKPIIAEFSSSNGGATAAGDVPYQLMKADSWDAYPKNGNPNVSWSVTRSAADMQSVFAVGSIRYVRVLKRSGVGPGGGRALTIEAVGSKGKRVLTADQVRIRLHLKSGWISFPARPLDMPTAVVEEPGR, from the coding sequence ATGAGAACGGTACCGATTTCCGGGCGTGCGATCGCGGCCGTCGTCCTGTCGTCCACAGTGATCAGCGCGACCGCGCAGGCTCGCGATTTCGTGCCGACCGCAACGGCGCCGGACACGACGATCAACGGCCGCGGCTTCGGGCACGGCCGCGGGCTTTCGCAGTACGGCGCGCAGGGTGCCGCGCTGGCCGGGAAGTCGGTCAAGCAGATCCTGGACTTCTACTACCCGGGCACGACGGTCGGCAAGGCGACCGGCAGCATTCGCGTCCGGGTCAGCGCTGACACCACCGACGGCGTGCGAGTGGGCGCGGTCAACAAGCTCAGCGTCAGATCCTTTGCCACCGGCAAGGTCTATGTGTTGCCCAAGGCATCCACGCGGAACCAGTGGTCGATCGACCCGAACGGTGAGCACGGGACGAAGCTCAGCTCGTACGACGCGAAGACGAAGAAATGGACGCTGTACAAGACGTTCACGGGGATGGCGCAGTTCGAGGGACCTGCCGTGATCGGGCTGGTCCTGCCGAGCGGCGCCGTACGGCGGTATCGCGGTGCGCTGCGGGCGATCGACGTCTCCGGTACGCATCTGGACACGGTGAACGTCGTACCGCTCGAGTACTACCTGCGCGGCGTCGTACCGCGGGAAGCCGTGTCCAGCTGGAAGCCGGCCGCGTTGCAGGCGCAGGCTGTTGCCGCGCGCACCTATTCGGTCTTCCATCGCGATCGCGCGACTTCGAAGGCGTATGACCTGTGCGACACGACGTCGTGCCAGGTGTACGGCGGGTACGACTCGGAGGAGACGTCGACGAACAACGCGATCGCGGCGACAGCGGGGCAGATCCGGCTGTACAAGGGCAAGCCGATCATCGCCGAGTTCTCGTCGTCGAACGGCGGGGCGACCGCGGCCGGGGACGTGCCGTACCAGCTGATGAAGGCGGACAGCTGGGACGCGTACCCGAAGAACGGGAACCCGAACGTGTCGTGGAGCGTGACGCGGTCGGCGGCGGACATGCAGTCGGTCTTCGCTGTTGGCTCGATCCGGTACGTGCGGGTGCTGAAGCGCAGCGGCGTCGGGCCGGGCGGCGGGCGGGCGCTGACGATCGAGGCCGTCGGGTCGAAGGGGAAGCGGGTGCTGACCGCGGACCAGGTCCGGATCCGGCTGCATCTGAAGTCCGGCTGGATCAGCTTCCCCGCTCGTCCACTTGATATGCCAACCGCAGTTGTCGAAGAGCCTGGTCGCTGA
- a CDS encoding glycoside hydrolase family 76 protein — protein sequence MTTADAGADANAARAHASYDAINKYFDAGKGGLLLEEYPNTQSNPYSYVWPYSQAAIAAEDLAGIPGAGRQGSAEADRRLAAYEFYWNSGTTPTGYDSYVRPPNGQGGDKFYDDNEWIGLNLIQRYKRTGDRAALARAKDIFALVVHGWDTDPSHPCAGGVYWTQAPWSQDRNTVSNGPGAELGAHLYLLTRDKSYLTWAQRMYTWAQTCMLAPNGLYWDHIDLAGNVEKTQWSYNQGVMLGAGVLLFKATGNPKYLRDAKSVASASLAFYNTPEILAKQGAAFNSIWFKNLLILDSVAPDSRYRKAMQSYANYNWTTTRDPATNLYHFDEGSVELLQQSGITQIHALLAWPRSRYHLLA from the coding sequence ATGACCACGGCCGACGCGGGAGCCGACGCGAACGCAGCTCGGGCGCACGCGTCGTACGACGCGATCAACAAGTACTTCGACGCCGGCAAGGGTGGACTGCTGCTGGAGGAGTACCCGAACACACAGTCCAACCCGTACTCGTACGTCTGGCCGTACTCGCAGGCGGCGATCGCGGCCGAGGACCTGGCCGGCATACCCGGCGCTGGTCGCCAGGGCTCGGCCGAGGCTGATCGGCGGCTCGCGGCGTACGAGTTCTACTGGAACTCCGGTACGACGCCGACCGGGTACGACTCGTACGTGCGACCGCCGAACGGTCAAGGCGGGGACAAGTTCTACGACGACAACGAGTGGATCGGGCTGAACCTGATCCAGCGGTACAAGCGGACTGGTGACCGCGCTGCACTCGCCCGTGCGAAGGACATCTTCGCGCTCGTCGTCCACGGCTGGGACACCGATCCGTCGCACCCGTGCGCCGGCGGCGTCTACTGGACCCAGGCCCCGTGGAGCCAGGACCGCAACACGGTGTCGAACGGACCTGGTGCGGAGCTCGGCGCGCATCTGTACCTGCTGACGCGGGACAAGTCGTACCTGACGTGGGCGCAGCGGATGTACACGTGGGCGCAGACCTGCATGCTCGCGCCGAACGGCCTGTACTGGGACCACATCGACCTGGCCGGCAACGTCGAGAAGACCCAGTGGAGCTACAACCAGGGCGTGATGCTCGGCGCCGGGGTTCTGTTGTTCAAGGCAACCGGCAACCCGAAGTACCTACGCGATGCGAAGTCGGTCGCGTCGGCGTCGCTGGCGTTCTACAACACGCCGGAGATCCTCGCGAAACAAGGCGCTGCCTTCAACTCGATCTGGTTCAAGAACCTGCTGATCCTGGACTCGGTAGCCCCGGACTCCCGCTACCGCAAGGCGATGCAGTCCTACGCCAACTACAACTGGACCACCACCCGAGACCCCGCCACCAACCTGTACCACTTCGACGAAGGCTCGGTCGAGTTGCTGCAGCAGTCCGGCATAACCCAAATCCACGCCCTCCTGGCCTGGCCCCGCTCCCGTTACCACCTTCTCGCCTGA
- a CDS encoding peptidylprolyl isomerase → MSKKTHQQQLAARKAKRLAEREVERRRQRRNLAITIASVATVVVVIVGVFVVFGVGGDDKPAAASGDQASTGPDNKPASIPTAMAPAPKRATPLPAEVNCTYKKSAEPASKKVNPPADGKTKASGTSKVSLDTSIGDLQLTLDSALAPCTVKNFLSLVGQKYFDNTKCHRLTVGEGLQVLQCGDPTGSGSGGPGYSFADEVYPTLKYGRGILAMANSGANTNGSQFFIVYGDASGLTPQYTAFGTIDEASVKLIDKVAEAGVTPQNGPQDGTPITPVEIKTATAAA, encoded by the coding sequence ATGTCCAAGAAGACCCATCAGCAGCAGTTGGCGGCGCGGAAGGCGAAGCGGCTGGCCGAGCGGGAGGTTGAGCGGCGGCGGCAGCGGCGGAACCTGGCGATCACGATCGCTTCCGTGGCGACGGTGGTCGTGGTGATCGTCGGGGTCTTCGTGGTGTTCGGGGTGGGTGGTGACGACAAGCCGGCGGCCGCGTCGGGTGACCAGGCGTCGACGGGGCCGGACAACAAGCCGGCGAGTATTCCGACTGCGATGGCACCGGCGCCGAAGCGGGCGACGCCGCTCCCGGCCGAGGTGAACTGCACCTACAAGAAGAGCGCCGAGCCGGCCAGCAAGAAGGTGAACCCGCCGGCCGACGGGAAGACGAAGGCGTCGGGTACGTCGAAGGTCAGTCTGGACACCTCGATCGGCGATCTGCAGCTCACGCTGGACAGTGCGCTCGCGCCGTGTACGGTGAAGAACTTCCTGAGCCTGGTCGGGCAGAAGTACTTCGACAACACCAAGTGCCACCGGCTGACGGTCGGCGAAGGTCTGCAGGTGCTGCAGTGCGGCGACCCGACCGGGAGCGGGTCGGGCGGCCCGGGGTACAGCTTCGCGGATGAGGTGTACCCGACGCTGAAGTACGGACGCGGGATACTGGCGATGGCCAACTCCGGGGCGAATACGAACGGCAGCCAGTTCTTCATCGTGTACGGCGACGCGTCGGGGCTGACGCCGCAGTACACGGCCTTCGGGACGATCGACGAGGCCAGCGTGAAGCTGATCGACAAGGTGGCCGAGGCGGGCGTTACCCCGCAGAACGGGCCGCAGGACGGTACGCCGATCACGCCGGTCGAGATCAAGACAGCAACCGCGGCAGCCTAG
- a CDS encoding GNAT family N-acetyltransferase, with amino-acid sequence MTTVRGVGDGDVGDCLGIVRALPEYFSEGVAEKVREDLGRHLAWVAVRGERVVGFVVVERKGPLAAEVLWVAVDAADRGQGIGRRLVNEVLREVRADGVRVVEVKTLDASASYEPYRATRAFWERMGFVQIDTIDPLPGWDPGNPAAIYVAALEPTTGRRPSEL; translated from the coding sequence GTGACGACTGTTCGAGGTGTTGGGGATGGGGATGTCGGCGACTGTTTGGGGATTGTGCGGGCGTTGCCGGAGTACTTCTCCGAGGGCGTGGCGGAGAAGGTGCGTGAGGATCTCGGACGGCACCTGGCGTGGGTGGCTGTGCGGGGTGAGCGGGTGGTTGGGTTTGTGGTGGTTGAGCGGAAGGGGCCGCTCGCGGCGGAGGTTCTTTGGGTGGCGGTAGACGCGGCAGATCGTGGGCAGGGGATTGGCCGGCGGTTGGTGAACGAAGTACTGCGGGAGGTGCGGGCGGACGGCGTACGGGTGGTTGAGGTGAAGACGCTGGATGCCAGCGCGAGCTACGAGCCGTACCGGGCAACCCGGGCCTTCTGGGAACGGATGGGTTTCGTGCAGATCGACACGATCGACCCGCTACCGGGCTGGGACCCAGGCAACCCGGCCGCGATCTACGTCGCCGCGCTCGAGCCGACGACCGGGCGCCGACCAAGCGAACTCTGA
- a CDS encoding bleomycin resistance protein, which yields MGDVARSLEFWCGLCGFAVEYQREEEGFAYVVRGSAHVMLEQQGVGRNWVTGPLERPLGRGINFQISVPELAPILSALAAADYPLFMEPETKWYRVTPQEETGVNQFLVTDPDGYLVRFQSSLGRRPVVGSSAAT from the coding sequence GTGGGCGATGTGGCGAGGAGCCTCGAGTTCTGGTGTGGGCTTTGCGGGTTTGCGGTCGAATACCAGCGCGAGGAGGAGGGGTTCGCGTACGTCGTACGTGGATCGGCGCACGTGATGCTCGAACAGCAAGGCGTCGGGCGGAACTGGGTCACCGGTCCGCTGGAGCGGCCGCTGGGACGCGGGATCAACTTCCAGATCAGCGTGCCTGAGCTCGCGCCGATCCTCTCTGCGCTCGCCGCCGCCGACTATCCGCTCTTCATGGAGCCGGAAACCAAGTGGTACCGCGTCACCCCTCAGGAAGAGACCGGCGTCAACCAATTCCTCGTCACCGACCCCGACGGGTATCTCGTCCGCTTTCAGAGTTCGCTTGGTCGGCGCCCGGTCGTCGGCTCGAGCGCGGCGACGTAG
- a CDS encoding SMI1/KNR4 family protein, which yields MAAVGGVRIAVHGDLRLWHSAEVMNDSVVQSWSLITGWLARHLPRGLDHLQPPASSAEISGLRDAMRRRLPSDLIAWLGLNNGFGWQADFGRLIPFLYIPMGIEQMLRYREMLQGITATVSPDRPLSNEQDPAGTRSFDWLDAFLPIGDAGTDCLLFVDLREGEHHGCVGTFDNESDGFSIPEWFSITEMLADVADSLTLDQPALQDHGRRLHAATPFPTHPAMGWSPYIDDGRLRWKSVEV from the coding sequence TTGGCCGCCGTCGGCGGTGTGCGGATTGCGGTCCATGGGGACCTGAGGCTCTGGCATAGTGCGGAAGTTATGAATGATTCGGTGGTGCAGTCGTGGAGTTTGATCACCGGGTGGCTGGCGAGGCATCTGCCGCGCGGGTTGGATCACCTCCAGCCACCGGCATCCTCGGCTGAGATCTCCGGGCTTCGGGATGCGATGAGGCGCCGGCTGCCGAGCGATCTGATTGCCTGGCTCGGGTTGAACAACGGGTTCGGGTGGCAGGCGGATTTCGGCAGGCTCATCCCGTTCCTCTACATCCCGATGGGGATCGAGCAAATGCTGCGTTATCGCGAGATGCTGCAGGGGATCACCGCCACGGTCTCTCCCGACCGACCACTCTCCAACGAACAGGACCCGGCAGGCACCCGTTCCTTCGACTGGCTCGACGCGTTCCTGCCGATCGGCGACGCGGGGACCGACTGCCTCCTGTTCGTCGACCTTCGTGAGGGCGAGCATCATGGGTGCGTCGGCACCTTCGACAACGAGTCAGACGGGTTCTCCATCCCGGAGTGGTTCAGCATCACCGAGATGCTGGCCGATGTGGCCGACTCCCTCACCCTCGACCAGCCCGCGCTGCAAGATCACGGTCGCCGCCTGCATGCCGCCACGCCGTTTCCAACGCACCCGGCCATGGGATGGTCGCCGTACATCGACGACGGGCGCCTCCGGTGGAAGTCCGTCGAGGTCTGA
- a CDS encoding biotin carboxylase N-terminal domain-containing protein has translation MSDSKQITKVLVANRGEIAVRVVRAAADAGLGSVALYADQDRDALFVRLADEAYALDGSTPADSYLNIAKILDVAARSGADAVHPGYGFLAENAAFAQAVLDAGLIWIGPPPSAIDSLGDKVKARHIAEKVGAPQVPGTPDPVADASEVVAFAEEYGLPIAIKAAYGGGGRGMKVARTMEEIPELFESATREAVSAFGRGECFVERYLDKPRHVETQCLADAHGNVVVVSTRDCSLQRRYQKLVEEAPAPFLSASQLDTLYTSSKAILREAGYVGAGTCEFLVGQDGLISFLEVNTRLQVEHPVSEEVTGLDLVREMFRIANGEELGYDDPVVSGHSIEFRINAEDGGRGFLPAPGTLTRWHAPSGPGVRLDGGYDQGETVPGAFDSLVAKLIVSGRDRQQALERSRRALREFVVEGMPTVIPFHQAVVSDPAFVGTDGFKVHTRWIETEYDNQLTPYDGPVAEPVEEGEREKVTVEVGGKRLEVVLPAGLGAVGGAAVAGAGAGAGAKKKPSRRAGGAKSSAASGDSLTSPMQGTIVKIAVEEGATVAEGDLIVVLEAMKMEQPLNAHKSGTVTGLTAEVGATVSAGAPICEIKD, from the coding sequence GTGTCCGACAGCAAGCAGATCACCAAGGTGCTGGTGGCCAACCGGGGCGAGATCGCCGTCCGGGTCGTCCGGGCCGCCGCCGACGCGGGGCTGGGCAGCGTCGCGCTGTACGCCGACCAGGACCGCGACGCACTGTTCGTCCGGCTCGCCGACGAGGCGTACGCACTGGACGGGTCGACACCGGCCGACTCCTATCTGAACATCGCCAAGATCCTGGATGTGGCGGCGCGGTCGGGTGCGGACGCCGTACACCCGGGGTACGGGTTCTTGGCCGAGAACGCCGCCTTTGCGCAGGCCGTTCTGGACGCCGGGCTGATCTGGATCGGTCCGCCGCCGTCGGCGATCGACTCGCTCGGCGACAAGGTCAAGGCGCGGCACATCGCCGAGAAGGTCGGCGCGCCGCAGGTGCCGGGGACGCCGGACCCGGTGGCGGATGCTTCCGAGGTGGTTGCCTTCGCGGAGGAGTACGGGCTGCCGATCGCGATCAAGGCGGCGTACGGCGGTGGTGGTCGCGGGATGAAGGTCGCGCGGACCATGGAGGAGATCCCGGAGCTGTTCGAGTCGGCGACCCGGGAGGCTGTGTCGGCCTTCGGGCGCGGCGAGTGCTTCGTCGAGCGGTACCTGGACAAGCCGCGGCACGTCGAGACCCAGTGCCTGGCCGATGCCCACGGCAACGTTGTCGTGGTGTCGACGCGGGACTGCTCGCTGCAGCGCCGGTACCAGAAGCTGGTCGAGGAGGCGCCGGCGCCGTTCCTGTCTGCCTCGCAACTGGACACGTTGTACACGTCCTCGAAGGCAATCTTGCGCGAGGCCGGGTACGTCGGAGCGGGGACGTGCGAGTTCCTGGTCGGGCAGGACGGGCTGATCTCGTTCCTCGAGGTGAACACGCGGCTGCAGGTCGAGCACCCCGTGTCCGAGGAGGTCACCGGGCTGGATCTGGTGCGGGAGATGTTCCGGATCGCCAACGGTGAAGAGCTTGGGTACGACGACCCGGTGGTGTCGGGGCATTCGATCGAGTTCCGGATCAATGCGGAGGACGGCGGGCGCGGGTTCCTGCCTGCGCCGGGGACGCTGACGCGGTGGCACGCGCCGTCGGGGCCGGGGGTGCGGCTCGACGGTGGGTACGACCAGGGCGAGACGGTGCCGGGTGCGTTCGACTCGCTCGTTGCGAAGCTGATCGTGAGCGGGCGGGATCGGCAGCAGGCGCTGGAGCGGTCGCGGCGGGCGCTGCGTGAGTTCGTCGTGGAGGGGATGCCTACCGTCATCCCGTTCCATCAGGCGGTGGTGTCGGATCCGGCGTTCGTCGGGACCGACGGGTTCAAGGTGCACACGCGCTGGATCGAGACGGAGTACGACAACCAGCTCACGCCGTACGACGGCCCGGTCGCCGAGCCTGTCGAAGAGGGCGAGCGGGAGAAGGTAACCGTCGAGGTCGGTGGCAAGCGCCTCGAGGTCGTACTGCCAGCCGGTCTTGGTGCTGTCGGTGGTGCTGCTGTGGCCGGCGCTGGTGCTGGCGCTGGGGCGAAGAAGAAGCCGTCGCGACGAGCCGGCGGGGCGAAGAGCTCCGCCGCGTCCGGTGACTCCCTCACCTCCCCCATGCAAGGCACCATCGTCAAAATCGCCGTCGAGGAAGGCGCCACGGTCGCCGAGGGCGACCTCATCGTCGTCCTGGAGGCGATGAAGATGGAGCAGCCCCTCAACGCCCACAAGTCCGGCACGGTAACCGGCCTAACCGCCGAGGTAGGCGCCACCGTCTCCGCCGGCGCCCCCATCTGCGAAATCAAAGACTAA
- a CDS encoding Lrp/AsnC family transcriptional regulator: MTIDDVDRKLLAALQEDAGQSYAALGEIAGLSAGSAHERVRKLKAAGVIRRTTIEVDPAALGRGVLAYVLLEANAWMGDSRDALLGIPAVEEAHIIAGPASVLVKVRTTTTEDLQATLRALHEVDGVTSTQTVVVLESFFERQPAVV, translated from the coding sequence ATGACCATAGATGATGTGGATCGCAAGCTGCTGGCGGCGCTGCAGGAGGATGCCGGGCAGTCGTACGCCGCGCTCGGCGAGATCGCCGGGCTGTCGGCGGGGTCGGCGCACGAGCGGGTGCGCAAGCTGAAGGCGGCCGGCGTGATCCGGCGTACGACGATCGAGGTCGACCCGGCCGCGCTCGGCCGCGGCGTACTCGCGTATGTCCTGCTCGAGGCGAACGCCTGGATGGGCGACTCCCGCGACGCGCTGCTGGGGATCCCGGCGGTCGAGGAGGCGCACATCATCGCCGGCCCGGCGTCGGTCCTGGTGAAGGTCCGGACGACGACCACCGAGGACCTGCAGGCGACACTGCGCGCTCTCCACGAGGTCGACGGCGTGACCAGCACGCAGACGGTCGTCGTACTGGAGTCGTTCTTCGAGCGGCAACCCGCCGTGGTGTGA
- a CDS encoding SMP-30/gluconolactonase/LRE family protein produces the protein MTGILEPLAGTAPAVWEKLDDRFAGIRGDNKLERLWTGGRWAEGPVYSAAGRYLLWSDIPNDRILRWDETSYQVSVFRQPAGNTNGHTRDTEGRLVSCEHGNRRVTRTEHHGGITVLAHEYDGKRLNSPNDVVVKRDGSVWFTDPAYGIDSDYEGYKGEIETGGCHVYRVGTDGALTRVADDFNRPNGLAFSMDESLLYISDSEEGTMRVFTVEGDKLSGGELFAECGNGIFDGFRLDTQGRIWTSAADGVHIYHPDGTLLGKLLVPETVSNLTWGGPKRNRLFITATTSVYSLYTTANGAPEAYGPRV, from the coding sequence ATGACGGGAATTCTCGAGCCGTTGGCAGGGACCGCACCGGCCGTCTGGGAGAAGCTGGACGACCGGTTCGCCGGGATCCGCGGAGACAACAAGCTCGAGCGGCTCTGGACCGGCGGACGCTGGGCCGAGGGCCCCGTGTACTCCGCGGCGGGGCGGTATCTGCTCTGGAGCGATATCCCCAACGACCGCATCCTGCGCTGGGACGAGACGTCGTACCAGGTCTCCGTCTTCCGGCAGCCGGCAGGCAACACCAACGGCCACACCCGCGACACCGAGGGCCGGCTGGTGAGCTGCGAGCACGGCAACCGGCGGGTGACCCGGACCGAGCACCACGGCGGCATCACCGTGCTCGCCCACGAGTACGACGGGAAGCGGCTGAACAGCCCGAACGACGTCGTGGTCAAGCGGGACGGATCGGTCTGGTTCACGGATCCGGCGTACGGGATCGACAGCGATTACGAGGGCTACAAGGGCGAGATCGAGACCGGCGGGTGCCACGTGTACCGCGTCGGGACCGACGGTGCGCTGACCCGCGTCGCCGACGACTTCAACCGGCCGAACGGGCTCGCGTTCTCGATGGACGAGTCGTTGCTCTACATCTCCGACTCGGAGGAGGGCACAATGCGCGTCTTCACCGTCGAGGGCGACAAGCTCTCCGGCGGCGAACTGTTCGCCGAGTGCGGCAACGGCATCTTCGACGGCTTCCGCCTCGACACCCAGGGCCGCATCTGGACCTCCGCCGCCGACGGCGTCCACATCTACCACCCCGACGGCACCCTGCTCGGCAAACTCCTCGTCCCCGAAACCGTCAGCAACCTCACCTGGGGCGGCCCCAAGCGCAACCGCCTCTTCATCACCGCCACCACCTCGGTCTACTCCCTCTACACGACCGCAAACGGCGCCCCGGAGGCCTACGGCCCGCGTGTCTGA